Genomic segment of Capra hircus breed San Clemente chromosome 13, ASM170441v1, whole genome shotgun sequence:
CATTTGTTCAACACATCAGGCCTGCGTCCTTCTTTGTATTCGCGGTCGCAGATCTTTGCTTGGTTGAACATCTTGGGGCCTGGGGCGGGgtaggggtgtggggaggggggcgtcTAATCCTGGTGGCACCTCCCACTACCTGACGTTTCCTTGTTTGTCCACGTGTTTACCATCCACCCCCCGACTCCCACCCCACGGCGGGATGCGGCCTCTCCAAGTGCAGGGCCGGGTCCGCGCGATGCCCGCCTGGGTCCCGCCGCGGGGAGAGAGCGCGGAGGCCCGGGCCCCTCCATGACCGCGATACCGAGGCCCGGGAGAAGCATGACCCGGGCGGGCCCCGCGGCCGCGGCGCGCGGCGCCGAGCCTGGACCCCGCTCGCAGCCCCGCCCTGGTCCCCCTCCAACCCCGGGAGCGCGCGGAAGGCTCGCCGCGCGCCCACTCACCTCGCCCCGCCGGCGCTGCAGGCCCGGATCCTCCTGCCGGAAGTTCGAGGCCCACTGCCGCCACTGGGGGGCGCTTCTGCCGGAAGCCACTGGGGGTGGGCCCGGGGCCAGGGGCGGGGCGtgtcggggcggggcggggcggggggctggTCCTCCCGTGCGGTCTGCGAAACTGCGTGCTGCGCGCCCTGGCTCCCCAGGAACCCGGCCTGAGCATCCCCCTTGGTTGTGTCTCCTGTTGTCAACCGAGGTCCTGGTCAACCAAGGTGCCTGCTGCAAGAGCCCCGCGCACCGCTGGCAGCCAGGAAAAGGTCACCTACTCATATATTTAAGTATTTACCTTATTCCAACCCAGTGCTGGGCAACCATGGAAACGCTTGGATCTCTTCTGGGCTTTTTCCTATGGGAGCTCAAGCCAGCTAGGGAGTGATATCGGAGGCATCAGGTTTCAGGACTTAGAagatccgttcagttcagtttagttcagtcgctcagtcgtgtccgactctttgcgaccccatgaaattgcagcacgccaggcctccctgtccatcaccaactcccggagttcactcagactcacatccatcgagtcagtgatgccatccagccatctcatcctctgtcgtccccttctcctcctgcccccaatccctcccagcatcagagtcttttccaatgagtcaactcttcacatcaggtggccaaagtactggagtttcagctttagcatcattccttccaaagaacacccaggactgatctccttttgaatggactggttggatctccttgcagtccaaaggactctcaagagtcttctccaacaccacagttcaaaagcatcaattcttcggcgcttagctttcttcacagtccaattctcacatccatacatgactactgggaaaactatagccttgaacagacggacctttgttggcaaagtaatgtctctgcttttgaatatgctatctaggttggtcataactttccttccaaggagtaagcgtcttttaatttcatggctgcagtcaccatctgcagtgattttggagccccccaaaataaagtctgacattgtttccactgtttccccatctatttcccatgaagtgatgggaccagatgccatgatcttcgttttctgaatgttgagctttaagccaacttttccactctccactttcactttcatcaagaggctttttagttcctcttcactttctgccataagggtggtgtcatctgcatatctaaggttattgacatttctcccagcaatctgatttcagcttgtgcttcttccaggtcagcgtttctcatgatgtattctgcatataagttaaataagcagggtgacaatatacagccttgacgtactccttttcctatttgaaaccagtctgttgttccatgtccagttctaactgttgcttgctgacctgcatacaggtttctcaagaggcaggtctggtggtctgctattcccacctTGGGAGGGAATAAATAGTAAACATTGGTGAAACATTTTGAGTGCCTGAAAATTTTATGAGCATGGTCTCAACTTCAGGAAGTTGAATAAGCAAGAACATCCCAGgcaggagaaataagaaggcGAGGAGAAAGCTGGAGTCTGGCTTGGAACCCACTTGTTTACAAGAAGTTGACAAAAACTATGCGTTAGAAAAGTAGGCAAAAGGCAGATTGCAGTAGGCCCCAAAACGCCAACTGAGGAGCTGAGATCTTACCCGCTCTTCAGGATTCAGGAAAAGCGTTAAGACCACGCTGAGAGAGAGGACCATTTGGAGGCCAGAACCAGGTAGGCTACACAGTGGGGTTCAGTTAGGAACTTTTTGCTCTCCCTCTCCAGCCACTCCTGGATGGCTCACAGGCTGGCTGCAAACAAGAGTCCTTACAAGTGATCCAGCTGGGCTCCTTGACCTCTCTGAACAGAAGGCTCAAGACCAGAGTGTAAGCAGTTCTTTATGCAAACCACTGCTGCCCTGCCCCCGCCAGCTGGCATCACCAGGCATTCGTTCATTTAGCACTTATACCAACACCTACAATGGCACCGAGGCTCTTGGCTTTATTCAGTCAAGGCTGCATACACTTTCTGTGCCTTTTGAAAGCACTTGTCCTCACCCACTTCTTCCACAGAAGCAAGATGAAGTATCTGTTTCATCATGGCCCTCATTCAAGCCTCCAGGCTACCAAGGCTGAGGTTTGGAGGACAGTGTGGAACACCAGCTGGCAGGCTGGGCACTGAGCACCGGCAACGCTCAGGGTGAAGAACATGTCTTCCTTGTAAGGCACAAGTGCTCGAGCTGTTTCTTGGCTGTGTCCCTCCCTggcagggagaagagggaggTCATGTCCTCAGGGGGTACACAGGATGCCTTTCCTGCTGTACCTGGCAGGCCTGAGCAGAAAGCACTTTTTCCTGGTGAGAGTCTGTGAGCATCCTTAGCCAgcaggcaggtgtgtgtgtgtgtgtctgtgtgtgtgtgtgcagtcctGCATGTGGTGGGGCAGAGTGGCTGAAGAGGAGGCAGCGGCTCTGGGAAGGTGGCTGAGGGCTCCAGCTGGAGCTCTCCAGCGTCTCCCAGACACAATGAAATGAAGGCTTGTCAAGGTGAAAGCTCCCCGGGGCAGGGAGCAAGTACAGAGAAACAGCTGTTAATGGGAACCAGTGTGTACATGAAAGagtatttattgaaaacatgGTCACTGACAGGAAGCGCCTGGCCGCTCTCAGGTTACAATCTTGGCTTGCAACTGCAAGTGCTGACTTTTGGTTTGTGTTGTCTGTTTTTTTGGCctcccattttattttctctccaaCATTCCACCCTAGGATAGGTAgatcttatataaatatatatacatgtctgTAGAAGTATGGCCTAtagtaaagaaaatatacagtaCACTCTTCATTGGGCAGTCCCCACCATGCTAGGCTACCAATACCGGATGCCACGGTGCCCGTGCGTGTGGTTTACGAGTGCtgcagcaccagggaagcctcatgggcACAGCAGGGGCCTCCGCGGGCCCCGGCCAGCTCCCTGAAATCGTGGCCAATGGCAGAGACCACAGCGCtgggggagagggggcagggaagGCAAACCTCCCGAGGTCCGGAAGGccaaagaagcacaaactggaaggGCGGCTGTTCAGGTTAGGTGGGAGTTTTCTCCCCAAGCAAGGACATgatataaatgtggaggggagaGGAGTGGACTCTAGTGACCGCACCACAGTCTAGGCCCAGGCCTCCTCTCAGCAGAGGGTGGGACTCGGCCTGTGTGTCTCTGACTTGCCAGGATGAGAGACTGCGAGCTTGCAGGGAGACATGACCCTCTGCCCAGGCAAATGGGTGGGCAAGAGGACCTAGTGGCTCTGGAGACCAGAGGggtcagagcagcagcagcagcagcacatcggCCCCGGGCAAGGCCGGGTGAGCCCTCACGAAGACGGCAAAAGCAAGGGCAAGGCATCTACTGAGCAAAGGCCGAGGCTTCCACTTGGATCTGAGACACAGGCCCGGGTCACTTGAGGCTCTCAACACACCCAGCACGTCTGTCCTCTACAGGCAGCCTTTCCTGGGCCAGCTGTTGCCCCTTGGGGGATCCAGGCGACCGGTGAGCAGGCTCAGGGAGAAAAAGTGAGTGGCTGTGGTTGACTCCGGCTCCAGGAGCAGTTTCTTGGCCTGGAAGGCAAGGGTGTCTGCTGTTCATCCCTCATGGCCCGTCCCCAGGCTCCATGGTAATGGCGAGGGCAGAGCACCCTGCCTTCACGACTTGGAGTGGATGGGGACCGAGAGGAAGCTCGGGGTGGTCCGAGGTAAGTCTGAGGTGTGACTGGCACTGACTGGCCCCCACGGTCACTATGGATTCTGTACAAGCAAAGACAAGGCACCAGACTGTGAGCGCTCCTCCTGGGCCCCAAGTCCCTTGTGGGGTACAGTCCGCTCCAGCTCCAGGCTCAGCCGTAGTGGTAGACGAAGTCGTAGCTGCTGGGCTCCTTGGGTACCGGTGGCGGGGCCTCGGGGATCTGGATGTTCTCCAGGTCCAGCAGCCGCAGCTTCATCTCCATGCTCAGCAGGGTGTCTAGGTCACTCTTGGTCAGCTCGCTGGACATGTCCTTCCCCAGGAGGGCGCTGAGGCCATCGATCCAGATGCAGTACTGTGGGAAGCAAGTTGCAAATGTCACCCGGGAGCCCCTGGTCAGCAGGAGGGCCTGCTGAGGTCCCTTTGCTGAGAGGGCTCACAGAGTCTCTTTGGGCCCCCTGCAGGACAGGCAGCACTGATCCGAGATAACCGCAAAGGTAAGCTGGGAGGTGATCAGTCATCTGCCCAAAGACcttttgatttttataatttacaGGTGGGAGACAGGTGAGCATGAAAAAGGTGGAACAAGAGGAGTTAGGGAGGAATGGATTGAGAATTCTCTGTTGTTCCCTCTTATTCTGAAACCCTCATGTTCAGCTTTTTTAGtacttattttttaacatttattgactttttttttaattgacttttcTTGAAACAAAGTTGATTTGAAGTGTGATtcaaaaaaaatactattaaggaaaatagcAAAACGGGATCTAAGAACAGGGACATCAACTACCTGAGACTGCCCCCAAATCTGTAATGGTGGGGAGGAAAAACATATTCAGTGAAAAAggcaggaaaggaatcccggtaAAAATCAACTTTGTTTCAAgaaaagtcaatttaaaaaaaagtcaataaatgttaaaaaaattagtaCTAGAAAAGCTGAACATGAGGGTTTCAGGATAAGAGGGAACAACAGAGAATTCTCAATCCATTCCTCCCTGACTCCTCTTGTTCCACCTTTTTCATGCTCACCTGTCTCCCACCTGTAAATTCATTTCTTCCCAATAAACTCCACTGGCAGCTCACGCCCCCTGCCTTAGGGTCTCCTCTTCAGGAGCCCCACCTCCAGTTCCCTCCAATGGCTCCCAGAGCGCACCAGACATGTATGCTCTTAATCAGTTTCTCTTTAATAGCTAGCATCTTCTGCTGCTACAGATGAAACCGCAGGCCCCGTGTCAGGAGTGCCAGATCCACCTGGCTTCAAAGCCCAGGTCAGATCCACTACAACATGTGCCCCAGAAACCCAAGGACGGAAGATCCTTCAGGTTCTCTTGGATGGGTGGCTGGCCAGGCAGAAACTGCAAAGAGCAGACTTTTTCTAGTTCCAGGCACATAAGTTACCCCTAGTGGACCTTGTCCTTCTAAAACAACCTACTGCTGCTGGAAGGACCCCTGGCATGGCAGATCTTTGGCATGCCTTTAGAAAGACGTGCCTGTTCTGCCCACTCCTCCCCTCCAGCTGCAGAGTCACAGAGAAGGCTCGGCTGTACAAGGCAGGGCCACACCGCTCACCTCGTACTTATTAGGTGCAATGAAGTTTAAGGTCTCATCGGGGTCGTACAGGATGGAGAAAGCCAACTCCAGCACCTCCTAAAGGAGAAAGGGTTCCAGTTATCTGGAGCAATGGAATGGCCTGAGCTCTACACACCGAAGTCTTGGCCAGAGTCCCAGCGACTTGGCACCATCACCAAATGTGCCGATTCAGATGTGATGATATCAAGGTCTTAGGGCTCATGCACAACTGGGGCTGGAGATGAGGCCAGCGGTCATCAACGTTCACTTGCCCACTCCCCACTCAAGTCATGCCTGGGATATGATGATACTTTTAAGGTTATAGAGAACTTATCTCTCAATACTCTGAACCTTTGAATGTCAGAGTCCACAACTGTGTATtatctcaaatatatatatatatatatataattaaactgAAAGTcttaacagtttaaaaaaaccCACCACAACAAAAAGAAATTGTGGCCACAGATGGGATAACTTGAGCATCAACAACACAACTGTAATGAAAGAAATATAACAGGCTAAAATCCATGAGTTTAtaatactaaaaaacaaaacgCATGCACAAAATAGGTCACTGTTGGACGATACCAGAGACCTAACTCCTTGTTTTAAAAGTAAGCGTTCATCCTCCCTTCTTATATAAACCATACCACTGGGAAACCACAGTCAATGACGGCAAGTTTCTCTTTAGAGAAGTAGTTCAGTTAATACATGAAAAGGGATGACTACACTGGAATATCACCAGTTTGCAAACCTTAATTTACTAATGAAACAAGGCACTGAGCGTCCAGAGTCTGCTAACATCAGAGAGAGACAAGCAGACATTATGTGCCTCTTGATAGAATATAATACCATTTAGGAAGCAGCCTGGCCACAATAGAAAAGGTCAGGCCTGGGCTGGATCGGGCCTCAAGGTCTCGCTACCAATTACAGATCTGGGACAGAGAAGCGGACTCAACTACACCATGGGGAGACAATCAGCAGATTTTAGACTCTGGAAAACTACCAAACAAGCAACCTGGTTTCCTCAACTAATGAACTGCAAAGAGAGGGGGAGGAAAAGATGGAGGGGGAACTTatgaattaagaaattaaaagagagGATTCTCCggcaggcagtccagtggtcaggacccttgtgttttcactgctgagggcctgggttcaatccctggtcagggaactaagatcccacaaataaataatgaacaaataaaattctttaaattaaaaacattttttaaagaattaaaaaagaaaacccttaaAAGACGAATCACAATGTGCGTCTCTGTCTCTTGCACACTCGGTCGTGGcttattctttgcgaccccatggatggtagcccaccaggctcctctgtccatgggattttccaggcaagaatattggactttgttgccatttgctcctccagaggatcttccagatccagggatcaaacccgcatcttctgcatctcctgcactgcaggaagattgtttactgctgagccaccagggaagccccatcacaaTGTGGAGACCCTATTTGGATCCTGATTTGGCAGACAAACTGggtttgagtgtgtgtgtatgtgcgtgcaaATGCTTATAAACATTTATGCATTTTTATGTAGAGAAACTGGGATGTTTTTAAGACAGTTAGTGGAAAAATCAAGTATCAGTGGAACATTTGATTCTAGATAACAACTTTTTACTTCCTTTTAGATGTGAAAACGGTATTGTGATTATGTTAAACAGAGTCCTTATAATTCAGAGATACAATCTAAATGTTTACAGGTAAGATGAAATAACACTCGAGATTTTCTTCAAAGCAGTAAGCGAAGAGGGGCAAGCAAATGTGGACACTGCCAtggtgggtgaggctgggcaAGGCCTAGAGGGTTCTATCTACTTTGGTGTCTGTTCAGATTGTTCTTAATGAAACATTCAGGGTCAGTTTAAAGAGAGAGAATGGGAGGCCATGCACCCAGAAAGCAGCCACCACCGACTACCCAGGATCACTGGGACAGCAGCTCAAACTCAGGGCCGCCTCTCCACTCACCTTGTTCTGTTTTAgagcacttttctctttcatgtggGGACAATCCTTCCCAGTGACAATGGCCTTAATGTCTGCAACAGGAactgaaaaatgaagagaattagTTTCTGGAAGGTTTATGCTGTAGGTTGGGCCTTGCAGCCAACCTAGTGCTGAAAGGGACGCCCTAGCCCCCCGCCCCACAGGACTGTAGGAGCTCAGGGAGGGCGGCCTACATCATCCCCTCCTCTGTGGCCACTTGGCTGGGACCCTGGCCTGCTGGACTGTGTCAAACCTAACTGGGGTCAGTGCAGGACCTCTGCATGGTCTCCTTAAGGCATGGGGCCTCAGACACCTCGCTTCTACTTCACGATAGTAAGATGACAATGCTGGCCATAGCAACCAGCAGCTAATAATGACTCTTCCTCCCTGCCAgccactgttctaagtgctttacagatAGGACTCATTCAGTCCTCTGAAGGGGGCAATGTGGCTATTagtcccattttatagaagaatCTTTAAGGCAGAGAACAGAAGTAACTTGAAATTAATTAGAATTAACAGCAAAGCCAGGATCTGAGTCCAGGCAGTCAGGCTTCAGAGCTTCTGCTCTTAACCACTGCCTTTCAACGCAGTATTGCATCACCCTTTCCAATCTGCAAAACCCATTCCTATCTGTGATCTTACTGAATCTCCAAACAGCTCCTTGACGTCGGCCAGGTAGACATGACCACCGAtcaccagggaaacaggttcagaTGAAATAACTGGCCTCAGGCCAGGTAACTGGTTTGGAGCAGCCAGGACCAGAACTCAGGTCTGCTGACAGGGAGTCCAGCTACACGAAAGCCCAACAGGGACCTGAACTTACTCTTCTCCTGCAGGGATTCAAACGTCACCTCCCCTTGAGGGTTGTCATCCAAGTCCCCGTAGTGCAGGACTTTGTGGTTCAGGGCCAAGCGGCAGTACCAGAAACGCTCTGAAACACAGGGGAAGCCAGGCAGGTGAACGAGGACAGTTCTAGGAAAGGCCCGGGCACACATGGGGCCAAGAGAAGACTCGCTCCCTGCCCGCTCCCCCAGGGACGCTGCAGCTCAGCAGCTCCGGGGCGGGAGGGACAAACAGCCCGGAGACCACAGCCCAGGGACCACGCCCTCAGGTCACCTTGCCTCCGGCGGTTCCCAATCTTCCGGAAGCTGCTCCCCTCACAGAGCCGGTTCAGCCGCTGCTGTTTGATCAGCTCCAGGATCTCGGGCTGGATCTTCTCCCTCAGCTCCCTGGGGTGGATGAGCATGGGAGTAAGGGGAGGTCACTGGGACAGGGGGTGCTTCGGAAGGGAGGTGGCGCTGGCCCTCCCGTCCGGGCACTTACACGATTGGCGGGGACTGGAAGTCATCCTGACTCATCCTCTCTGACTGGCGCAGCCGCAGGATCTCGGAATAGCTCAGGCTCCGCAGTTTGCTCTTGAACTGGTCCAGAGAGTTGGGTTTGGAGGGCAAAGCTCGAGTGATCTGCTCTCGGACCACCTGCATGACCTGAGAGAGGAGGCAGCGCGGCCTCAGCGCGGCCCCGGGAAACGGGCACCAGGCTCTGCCCTCTGGGTCCTGGGCAGAGCAGGCACCACGGGCATCGCTGGGTAAGGAAGAGCACTGGCTCTCGAGGCACACTGCCTTAGACGGTTACGGAGGACCGCGACGCTGACAAACGCTTCATTTCTCCTACCTCTCAACAGGTCAATGGtaggggagaaagagaggaggtGGCTGGGCCAGACAGGAGTTCAGGGCTTGACTCTGAACCTGAGTCTGTTCCTCGAGCAACTCACTCAACACCCTCAGGCCCCACTTACTCGTCTTTAAAGCGAGAAAAAGGAAGACACATCTTCGATGGAGGCTGCCACGAGGAATGGGAGACCCCCAGTCTCTGGATGTACCACGCCCGGCCCACTGGTATGTGTGCAAAATACCTGTTAGTTCCCTCAGAATGACAGCTAAAGTAAAAAGCAGGACACCATCTGTACCTATCAGCTCCCCACCAATGaaggaaaaatacacagaaaaaaaaatactagaggGAAACATAAACAGGGTCGTGGTCGCTGGGTAGGGGAATTACAGACATTCCccttctttatattttatcaaGTTTTTACAATGAGATGAGCAGCTTCAAAAGACCCAACTCCTAGATTATCAGCTTTTGAGGACCTAGCAGTGCTGTCAGAGAGGTAGGTGCTCAGAAAGCGTCGAGGAGTAGCTACTACTGCCAAGTACCCCAGCATGAATCCTTGCGGGTCCACTCAGGCCTCTAACAGCTGTAGCTCATGCAAGTGCCTCGGTGCCTGCACGGTTTGAGTGCTCAGTAGCCCACGCCATCACTGCCACGCTTTCCTCCCGTCCCCAAGGAAGGCGGGAGGGGCTGGTACTGGTCCACCAGGCAAAACGGGGGTCCAGCAGGGAGACACCTGCTCAGGGTTCTGGGGCGGCTGATGCTCTCAACACCTCTGTCCTATGCCTCAGCGCTGCCAACCACAGCATCTTCCAGCTCAGGGGTCGCCAGGCTCGGGCCAGCTGCCCCCAGGCTGCCCTGGCGTGGCCTTGCCCGGGCCTCGGAGCTCTGTGGCCCTGACCTTGTTGAAGTCCTCGGCTGTTGCCCTCATCTCCTTCCAGGTCTTGTTCAGCAGCTGGATGCAGATGCCAAAGAGCTCCTCAAACGCGCGGTCGTGGGTGAAGAACATCGGGTGGTAGTCGTTGCGTCCCTCGTTCGCTGTGCAAGGAGAAGCAGGCAAAGGATGACACTGGGAGCCCATGTCTGGAAACCTGGGTTCCTTTGCAGTCCGGAGAAACAGAAGTAGACTGAGGACTGGGAAGGTAAGTGGGTGGTGGCAGAGCTGCCGAACATGCTCAAATCACCAGCTCAAACAAGCCACGGCCACGACTCCCGTAAACAAGGGTAGACGGATTACAGCCcactcagtgataaaaaaaaaaaaaaaaaaaaaagagcccaagAAGGCTGTCCAGTCTCATGGACGCCTAACGCTGCCCCCTCGGGTCTCACCGGGCTCCTGAGCACAGGGAATGGGCACGCAGGGGAGCCGCGCACTTACGCAGTTCC
This window contains:
- the ELMO2 gene encoding engulfment and cell motility protein 2 isoform X2: MANAFAQKHLRSIILNHVIRGNRPIKTEMAHQLYVLQVLTFNLLEERMMTKMDPNDQAQRDIIFELRRIAFDAESDPSNAPGSGTEKRKAMYTKDYKMLGFTNHINPAMDFTQTPPGMLALDNMLYLAKVHQDTYIRIVLENSSREDKHECPFGRSAIELTKMLCEILQVGELPNEGRNDYHPMFFTHDRAFEELFGICIQLLNKTWKEMRATAEDFNKVMQVVREQITRALPSKPNSLDQFKSKLRSLSYSEILRLRQSERMSQDDFQSPPIVELREKIQPEILELIKQQRLNRLCEGSSFRKIGNRRRQERFWYCRLALNHKVLHYGDLDDNPQGEVTFESLQEKIPVADIKAIVTGKDCPHMKEKSALKQNKEVLELAFSILYDPDETLNFIAPNKYEYCIWIDGLSALLGKDMSSELTKSDLDTLLSMEMKLRLLDLENIQIPEAPPPVPKEPSSYDFVYHYG